A genomic region of Mustela erminea isolate mMusErm1 chromosome 12, mMusErm1.Pri, whole genome shotgun sequence contains the following coding sequences:
- the TLR4 gene encoding toll-like receptor 4 isoform X4 → MTNLEYLDLSNNKIKVIYHSDLQVLHQMPLLNLSLDLSLNPLSFIQPGAFKEIKLHELTLRSNFDSTDVMKTCIQGLAGLKIHHLVLGEFKNERNLESFDKYLLEGLCNVTIEKFRIAFFDEFSEDITDLFNCLANVSTISLVHLFLKRPRYLPKNLRWQRLEMVNCEFEEFPKWELDSLKEFVFTANKGVSTFTEMKLESLEFLDLSRNDLSFKGCCSYIDLGTNRLKHLDLSFNDIITMSSNFLGLEQLEYLDFQHSTLKQGSDFSVFLSLRNLRYLDISYTHTQVVFKGIFDGLVSLQVLKMAGNSFQNNFLPDIFKDLTNLTILDLSKCQLEGVSQTAFGSLPKLQLINMSHNNLLSLDTLPYEPLPSLQILDCSFNRIVASTEQVRQHFPSNLVSLNLTRNDFACVCEHQNFLQWVKDHRQLLVKVEEMVCTKPLDMQDTPLLSFRNATCQRSKTIITVSVFTILMVSLVAVLVYKFYFHLMLLAGCKKYSRGESTYDAFVIYSSQDEDWVRNELVKNLEEGVPPFQLCLHYRDFIPGVAIAANIIQEGFHKSRKVIVVVSRHFIQSRWCIFEYEIAQTWQFLSSRAGIIFIVLQKVEKSLLRQQVELYRLLSRNTYLEWEDSVLGRHIFWRRLRKALLDGKPWSPEETADAENN, encoded by the coding sequence ATGACCAACCTGGAGTACTTGGATCTTTCCAATAACAAGATCAAAGTTATTTATCATAGTGACTTGCAGGTTCTACATCAAATGCCTCTACTCAACCTTTCTTTAGACTTGTCCCTGAACCCTTTATCCTTTATCCAACCAGGtgcctttaaagaaattaaactcCATGAACTGACTTTGAGAAGTAATTTTGATagtacagatgtaatgaaaactTGTATTCAAGGTCTGGCTGGTTTAAAGATCCATCACTTGGTTCtgggagaatttaaaaatgaaaggaacttGGAAAGCTTTGACAAATATCTCCTGGAGGGACTGTGCAATGTGACCATTGAAAAATTCCGGATAGCATTCTTTGATGAGTTCTCAGAGGATATCACTGACTTATTTAATTGTTTGGCAAATGTTTCTACAATTTCTCTGGTGCATCTGTTTTTAAAGAGACCACGATACCTTCCTAAAAATCTCAGATGGCAACGGCTGGAAATGGTTAACTGTGAATTTGAAGAATTTCCCAAATGGGAGCTGGACTCTCTCAAGGAGTTTGTTTTCACTGCCAACAAAGGCGTGAGCACTTTTACTGAGATGAAGCTGGAAAGCCTTGAGTTTCTAGATCTCAGTAGAAATGACCTGAGTTTCAAGGGTTGCTGTTCTTACATTGACTTGGGGACAAACAGACTGAAGCATTTAGATCTGAGCTTCAATGATATTATTACCATGAGTTCTAACTTCTTGGGCTTAGAACAGCTAGAATATCTAGATTTCCAGCATTCCACCTTGAAACAGGGCAGTGACTTTTCAGTATTCCTATCACTCAGAAACCTCCGTTACCTTGATATTTCTTATACTCACACCCAAGTTGTCTTCAAAGGCATTTTTGATGGCTTGGTCAGCCTCCAAGTCTTGAAAATGGCTGGCAATTCTTTTCAGAACAACTTTCTTCCAGATATTTTCAAAGACCTGACTAACTTGACCATTCTAGACCTCTCTAAGTGTCAGCTGGAAGGGGTGTCCCAGACAGCATTTGGCTCGCTTCCTAAACTTCAGTTGATAAATATGAGTCACAACAACCTCTTGTCATTGGATACACTCCCTTATgagcctctcccctctctccaaaTTCTGGATTGCAGTTTTAATCGAATAGTGGCCTCCACGGAGCAAGTACGACAGCATTTCCCAAGTAATCTAGTTTCCTTAAATCTTACTCGGAATGACTTTGCTTGTGTTTGTGAACACCAGAATTTCCTGCAGTGGGTCAAGGACCACAGGCAGCTCTTGGTGAAAGTGGAAGAAATGGTGTGTACCAAACCTTTAGACATGCAGGACACGCCCCTGCTGAGTTTTAGGAATGCCACCTGTCAGAGGAGCAAGACTATCATAACTGTGTCGGTGTTCACCATACTCATGGTTTCTTTGGTAGCAGTTTTGGTGTATAAGTTCTATTTCCACCTGATGCTTCTTGCTGGTTGCAAAAAGTACAGCAGAGGCGAAAGCACCTACGATGCCTTTGTTATCTACTCAAGCCAGGATGAAGACTGGGTGAGGAATGAACTGGTAAAGAACTTGGAGGAGGGGGTGCCTCCCTTTCAGCTCTGCCTTCACTACAGAGATTTTATTCCTGGTGTGGCCATCGCCGCCAATATCATCCAGGAAGGGTTCCACAAAAGCCGGAAGGTTATTGTTGTGGTGTCCCGACACTTCATCCAGAGCCGGTGGTGCATCTTTGAGTATGAAATTGCCCAGACCTGGCAGTTTCTTAGCAGTCGTGCCGGCATCATCTTCATTGTCCTGCAGAAGGTGGAGAAGTCCCTGCTGCGGCAGCAGGTGGAGCTGTATCGCCTTCTCAGCAGGAACACTTACCTGGAGTGGGAAGACAGTGTGCTGGGCCGGCACATCTTCTGGAGACGACTCCGAAAAGCCTTGCTGGATGGTAAACCATGGAGTCCAGAAGAAACGGCGGATGCAGAAAACAACTAG
- the TLR4 gene encoding toll-like receptor 4 isoform X3, protein MVLFSNVVPNITYKCTELNLNKIPNNIPTSTKKLDLSFNPLRHLGNHSFSNFPELQVLDLSRCEIETIENDTYQGLNHLSILILTGNPIQKFSTEVFSGLSSLQTLVAVETNLQSLEDLRIEYLKNLKVLNVAHNLICSFKLPEYFSNMTNLEYLDLSNNKIKVIYHSDLQVLHQMPLLNLSLDLSLNPLSFIQPGAFKEIKLHELTLRSNFDSTDVMKTCIQGLAGLKIHHLVLGEFKNERNLESFDKYLLEGLCNVTIEKFRIAFFDEFSEDITDLFNCLANVSTISLVHLFLKRPRYLPKNLRWQRLEMVNCEFEEFPKWELDSLKEFVFTANKGVSTFTEMKLESLEFLDLSRNDLSFKGCCSYIDLGTNRLKHLDLSFNDIITMSSNFLGLEQLEYLDFQHSTLKQGSDFSVFLSLRNLRYLDISYTHTQVVFKGIFDGLVSLQVLKMAGNSFQNNFLPDIFKDLTNLTILDLSKCQLEGVSQTAFGSLPKLQLINMSHNNLLSLDTLPYEPLPSLQILDCSFNRIVASTEQVRQHFPSNLVSLNLTRNDFACVCEHQNFLQWVKDHRQLLVKVEEMVCTKPLDMQDTPLLSFRNATCQRSKTIITVSVFTILMVSLVAVLVYKFYFHLMLLAGCKKYSRGESTYDAFVIYSSQDEDWVRNELVKNLEEGVPPFQLCLHYRDFIPGVAIAANIIQEGFHKSRKVIVVVSRHFIQSRWCIFEYEIAQTWQFLSSRAGIIFIVLQKVEKSLLRQQVELYRLLSRNTYLEWEDSVLGRHIFWRRLRKALLDGKPWSPEETADAENN, encoded by the coding sequence GTGTGAAATTGAGACCATCGAAAATGACACGTATCAGGGCCTAAACCACCTCTCCATCTTGATATTGACAGGAAACCCTATCCAGAAGTTTTCCACAGAAGTCTTTTCTGGACTCTCAAGTTTACAGACTCTGGTGGCGGTGGAGACAAACCTACAGTCTCTAGAGGACCTTCGCATTGAATATCTCAAAAACTTGAAGGTGCTTAACGTGGCTCACAATCTTATCTGCTCCTTCAAGTTACCTGAATATTTTTCTAACATGACCAACCTGGAGTACTTGGATCTTTCCAATAACAAGATCAAAGTTATTTATCATAGTGACTTGCAGGTTCTACATCAAATGCCTCTACTCAACCTTTCTTTAGACTTGTCCCTGAACCCTTTATCCTTTATCCAACCAGGtgcctttaaagaaattaaactcCATGAACTGACTTTGAGAAGTAATTTTGATagtacagatgtaatgaaaactTGTATTCAAGGTCTGGCTGGTTTAAAGATCCATCACTTGGTTCtgggagaatttaaaaatgaaaggaacttGGAAAGCTTTGACAAATATCTCCTGGAGGGACTGTGCAATGTGACCATTGAAAAATTCCGGATAGCATTCTTTGATGAGTTCTCAGAGGATATCACTGACTTATTTAATTGTTTGGCAAATGTTTCTACAATTTCTCTGGTGCATCTGTTTTTAAAGAGACCACGATACCTTCCTAAAAATCTCAGATGGCAACGGCTGGAAATGGTTAACTGTGAATTTGAAGAATTTCCCAAATGGGAGCTGGACTCTCTCAAGGAGTTTGTTTTCACTGCCAACAAAGGCGTGAGCACTTTTACTGAGATGAAGCTGGAAAGCCTTGAGTTTCTAGATCTCAGTAGAAATGACCTGAGTTTCAAGGGTTGCTGTTCTTACATTGACTTGGGGACAAACAGACTGAAGCATTTAGATCTGAGCTTCAATGATATTATTACCATGAGTTCTAACTTCTTGGGCTTAGAACAGCTAGAATATCTAGATTTCCAGCATTCCACCTTGAAACAGGGCAGTGACTTTTCAGTATTCCTATCACTCAGAAACCTCCGTTACCTTGATATTTCTTATACTCACACCCAAGTTGTCTTCAAAGGCATTTTTGATGGCTTGGTCAGCCTCCAAGTCTTGAAAATGGCTGGCAATTCTTTTCAGAACAACTTTCTTCCAGATATTTTCAAAGACCTGACTAACTTGACCATTCTAGACCTCTCTAAGTGTCAGCTGGAAGGGGTGTCCCAGACAGCATTTGGCTCGCTTCCTAAACTTCAGTTGATAAATATGAGTCACAACAACCTCTTGTCATTGGATACACTCCCTTATgagcctctcccctctctccaaaTTCTGGATTGCAGTTTTAATCGAATAGTGGCCTCCACGGAGCAAGTACGACAGCATTTCCCAAGTAATCTAGTTTCCTTAAATCTTACTCGGAATGACTTTGCTTGTGTTTGTGAACACCAGAATTTCCTGCAGTGGGTCAAGGACCACAGGCAGCTCTTGGTGAAAGTGGAAGAAATGGTGTGTACCAAACCTTTAGACATGCAGGACACGCCCCTGCTGAGTTTTAGGAATGCCACCTGTCAGAGGAGCAAGACTATCATAACTGTGTCGGTGTTCACCATACTCATGGTTTCTTTGGTAGCAGTTTTGGTGTATAAGTTCTATTTCCACCTGATGCTTCTTGCTGGTTGCAAAAAGTACAGCAGAGGCGAAAGCACCTACGATGCCTTTGTTATCTACTCAAGCCAGGATGAAGACTGGGTGAGGAATGAACTGGTAAAGAACTTGGAGGAGGGGGTGCCTCCCTTTCAGCTCTGCCTTCACTACAGAGATTTTATTCCTGGTGTGGCCATCGCCGCCAATATCATCCAGGAAGGGTTCCACAAAAGCCGGAAGGTTATTGTTGTGGTGTCCCGACACTTCATCCAGAGCCGGTGGTGCATCTTTGAGTATGAAATTGCCCAGACCTGGCAGTTTCTTAGCAGTCGTGCCGGCATCATCTTCATTGTCCTGCAGAAGGTGGAGAAGTCCCTGCTGCGGCAGCAGGTGGAGCTGTATCGCCTTCTCAGCAGGAACACTTACCTGGAGTGGGAAGACAGTGTGCTGGGCCGGCACATCTTCTGGAGACGACTCCGAAAAGCCTTGCTGGATGGTAAACCATGGAGTCCAGAAGAAACGGCGGATGCAGAAAACAACTAG